One region of Vigna angularis cultivar LongXiaoDou No.4 chromosome 10, ASM1680809v1, whole genome shotgun sequence genomic DNA includes:
- the LOC128194290 gene encoding 50S ribosomal protein 6, chloroplastic-like: MSSLSSMFGCGVFMAPPQALGIGKRSDGGLTIVCSSRPQKKATAHHMKTRPRKTQPWDINRKPTVYDPMPPLPPDWTLVIPADASSASAAPPPPSA; this comes from the coding sequence ATGTCGTCGTTGTCAAGCATGTTTGGGTGTGGAGTGTTTATGGCGCCACCACAAGCACTGGGAATTGGAAAGAGAAGTGACGGAGGATTGACGATAGTGTGTTCGTCTCGGCCGCAGAAGAAAGCGACTGCGCATCACATGAAGACTCGGCCACGGAAGACGCAGCCATGGGATATAAACCGCAAGCCAACTGTGTACGATCCTATGCCTCCTCTTCCTCCGGATTGGACTCTCGTTATTCCTGCTGACGCTTCTTCTGCTTCCGCTGCTCCTCCGCCTCCCTCTGCCTAG